The Prevotella sp. E2-28 genome includes the window GCAAGTTCGAACTCGATTTCGACGTTGTAGGCCCTCTGACCGTTAGTCAGAATGCCAGCTATTATGGTGAGAACGATGAAAATGACAATGACATGCATTCTGGTCAAATGGTTTGTGAGGCAGTAAAGTTGGCAAAGGAACAGGTATCCGACTGGACTCCTTACGACTGGGATGGCGATGGCGAGGTAGATCAGGTTTACGTAGTATATGCAGGTGAGGGCGAAGCTGATGGCGGCGACGAGAACACCATCTGGCCCCATGCATACGCACTCGACGATGCCAAGTTCTATGGCGATGGCGACGGTGCTGTTACCGTAGGTACAAATCTTAAGGTTAACAGCTATGCCTGTGGTCCTGAGCTGCAAGGTTATAGTGGAGAGATTGCAGGTATTGGCACTATGTGTCACGAGTACAGCCACTGTCTGGGTTATCCCGACTTCTACGACATCGACTATAGCGGTGGTCAGGGCATGGGCGCTTGGGACCTGATGGATGCAGGTTCTTATAATGGCGATGGCTATCAGCCTGCAGGCTATACCAGCTACGAGCGTTGGTTTGCCGGTTGGGAAGAGCCTATCGAGCTGAAGGCCGAAGATGTCAACGTAACAAACATGAAGTCTCTGCAGGCTGGTGGCGAGAGCTACATTATCTATAATGACAAGAATGCCAACGAGTATTATCTGCTGGAGAATCGTCAGTTTGATGGTTGGGATGCTTCTGCACCTTACAATGGCCTGCTGATTATCCACTGTGACTACGACGCATCCGTATGGGAACAGAACGCTCCTAACGATGACCCCAATCATCAGCGCTTTACTGTAGTTCCTGCAGATGGCAAATATACTTATGAGATCTATGAAGGCAACAAGTATTATGATGACGCCGAAACCTTCCCCTATAAAACGGTAAATTCTTTCAACAAGAACTTCAAGACCTCAGAAAAACAAGCCAAGAATGCAGCCAAGTTCTTCACAAAGACCAGCAACGGTACCTATTGGATGAACGGTTCTGTAGAGGAAATCACGCAGAATGCCGACGGCACCATCTCGTTCAACTACGTTGCTGAATTTAATACTGGAAACAATAGTGACACCACGACCGTGAATATTGACGGTGCCCTGTTCTACGAGTCATTCAACGATTGTGCTGGTACAGGTGCTAACGATGACAACTGGGGTTCGTCTGTAGCAAGTGCCGCCTTTAATCCCGATAATGACGGATGGACCGCAGAAGCTAAGTATGGTGGTTATCAGTGCGCACGCTTTGGTTCTTCAAAGAAAGTTGGTAAAGCCACATCACCCTCTATTTCTCTGACTTCAAACAGCAACATCGTTTCATTCAAGGCTGCTGGCTGGGGTAATGATGATACTACCCTGAAGCTCTCAGCTACAGGTGCTACCGTAACCATCGAGCCTTCTGAGTTCACGATGACAAGCAGCGAGTGGACTACCTTTACCGCTAAAATCACAGGCTCTGGCAACATCAAGCTGGTGTTCACACCTGCCAAGCGCTTCTTCCTTGACGAGGTTATTGTGAAGGACAACACCGTTCAGACAGGTATTTCTACCACACCTTCTGTTTCTGCTAAGCAGAACCGCATCTACACCCTTGACGGCCGCTTCGTAGGCTCTGACGTTAACGCCCTGAAGCATGGTCTTTACATCATCAACGGTAAGAAGGTGGTGAAGTAAGCGAAGACACACTTTTTTAAAATTACCACATAAAAAGTAAGAGAGGGTATGCCGTAGCAGACATACCCTCTCTCTCTTTGTTTTCATTTTATCTTCTTCTTATTACTTTATCTTCCTGCCCCTATAGTACGCATCAAAGGTATCCTGACCGTAGCCGTCACCCGTATATTTGAAGGTAGTAGCCATGGCCCCCTCCACCTTCTCGCCACAGTAGTACACTGTGAAGGCATCCTTGGCATAGCCGCCGCCCAGGTCCTTAAACGAACTAGCCACGGCATCCAGTTTCTTATCACCATAATACACGTTTAAGTTCGTCTTGAAATAGCGGCGAGGTGGCATCTGCTCCTCCTCCCTCTGCTCATGATGACGCCATGTCTTGCGGTCCTTCAGTCGGAATGACGATGGGTCCACATTCTCCAGCACCCGTCCGTTCAGATATACGTTATGCCTATCCTTTGCGTAGCCGCACCCCAGGTCCTTGAAACTCCGTGCATCAGCATGCATCAGCAGTTCCTCGCCGTAATACACGCGTCCATGATCCGTCTCATACCGCTGTGCATTACCAGTCAATGACCATCCCACTATTGCCACCAGCAATATTGTCTTGTGTAAAAATCCTGTCTGTTTCATTGTCGTTAAGGTTTAAAAGTTAATAACTGCTGCAAAGATAAATCATTTTCATCAAACAGCAAAATAGGAAATCCCTATTCTTTCGTAGGAATTCCCTAAAGAAGTGTGTTGATTCGTTTCCTGATGGATCTCTATCATTCCCAGCGTGGGATCACCCCGTTTTAAGTTCTGCGAGAAGATCAAAGCCAACTAAGTATATTATTCTGCAACTACCTCAAAGTCATCAAAGGCCATTCGCTCTCCTGAGGCCAAACGGTCGGCATCGAACTTGAGGATACGTGCCTTGGTTGTTGGAAACTTGATAGTCTGCCATATGGGATTGTTCACGATATTTGAGAACTCGCCTGAAGCAAGCTTTGTCCAGTTTGTCCAGTCGGAGGAAGCCCAAAGGGTGTAGTGTGTCACAGTGCCGTCTTTTGTGTTCTGCGGAGGCAGGTAACGGAAGGAGCTGATGGTCTGTTCTGTGTCCCAGTCAATCATCATCTGACGAGGGTTGCTGAAGAAGTAGTGCAGGTTGCTGCTGCGCTTCTCGCCGCTATCGGGGATATCGTCTGTCAGTTCTGGAGCCAGATAGACGGATGTGCGCTTTATGATGGGCTCACACTTGGAGTCGGTGACGGTGAAGCGTAGCTTTGTGGCATTGACGGTAGGGAAACAGATGATGCGTCGATGACCGATGGTGGTCAGACCGTCGGAGCCTTCAACGAGTGCATCCTTCAGCGGTTGCCACTTTCCGTCGACAAGAGCCTCCAGCGAAAACTTTTTTACCCGTTGGCCGTATTGGATATCTTCCTCGGCTACGAAACGATTGAATGGCGTGGGTTTCTGGAATTCAACAAGTGTCACATTACCCTGTGTCTTTACCTTGGCATTCTTTGCAAGGTCGGTCTTAAACACCTCGTCAATCATTTTCTTAAAGGCAATGCCGCGAAGGCTGTCGTTGGGATGAATGCGACCGTTAGGCGCTATGGGGAAGTTAAGCAGCAGGGTGGAGTTGCGGCCCACCGATTTATAATAGGTATCCATCAGTTTTGACAGACTCTTCACGTGCTCGTTCTCCGTCTCGTGATAGAACCAGCCTGGGCGTATACTGGTATTGGTCTCGCCGGGCACCCACGAGTCGCCGTTCTCCAGGCCGTAGTGTAGCATGGGCCACGTCACCTCGCCATCCTTGTTCAGCAGACTCCAGTTGGTCTCGCCCACATTACCGGCCTCCGTACCCACCCATCGCAGGTCGCCGCGGTCGCTGCCGTCGTTCCATATCAAGCATTTGGGCTGCAGCTCACGGATCATCTTGTACGTCTCGGGCCACTCATAATAGGTGGTACGGTCAATCTTGCGCGTCTCGTTGGCACCGCCATACCAGCCGTCACCGCCATTGGCACCGTCGAACCACACCTCGAATATCTCACCGTAGTTGGTCAGCAGTTCACGCAGCTGGTTGCGGAAATAGGTCACATATGCAGGCCGGCCATATTCCGGGTGATTCCTGTCCCAGGGCGAGAGATAGACGGCGAACTCCAGTCCTTCCTCTCGACAGGCATCGGCCAGTTCGCGCACCACATCGCCCTTCCCGTTCTTCCACGGCGTGTTCTTCACGGAGTACTCGGTGTATTCACTCGGCCACATGCAGAAACCGCAGTGATGCTTAGCCGTAAAAATTATGCCCTTCATACCAGCCTGCTTGCATACGCGAGCCCACTGCCGGCAGTCCAGGTCAGAGGGGTTGAACAATTCCAGCGCCTCGTTCCCGAATCCCCATTCCTGATCCGTGTATGTGTTCAGCGAGTAATGAATGAAGGCATACATCTCCATATCCTGCCACCGCAGTTGATTCTCCGTTGGCACAGGCCCACAAAGCTCCTCTTGCGCTTGAGCCGCCATTAACATCATGGACATCAATAATGTGACAGCTATCTGTTTACAAAAATTTGTCATAGGTCTGTATTTTGGCTACAAAGTTACGAATAAAAAAATTAAAAAGAGAGCCTG containing:
- a CDS encoding M6 family metalloprotease domain-containing protein, whose translation is MRKFLFLTSVMAMIAVTAMAVPAKRGTHKMLKLADGTEVKAQLVGDEHGHFWMTEDGKAYAQDGNTKTYKQVEKKTIIERAKARRAKVNAKRVQKRQFGHPTTILGQKKAIMLLVNFKDTKFNTAHDNALYQRIANEENFSEGKFKGSMADYFKAQSRGKFELDFDVVGPLTVSQNASYYGENDENDNDMHSGQMVCEAVKLAKEQVSDWTPYDWDGDGEVDQVYVVYAGEGEADGGDENTIWPHAYALDDAKFYGDGDGAVTVGTNLKVNSYACGPELQGYSGEIAGIGTMCHEYSHCLGYPDFYDIDYSGGQGMGAWDLMDAGSYNGDGYQPAGYTSYERWFAGWEEPIELKAEDVNVTNMKSLQAGGESYIIYNDKNANEYYLLENRQFDGWDASAPYNGLLIIHCDYDASVWEQNAPNDDPNHQRFTVVPADGKYTYEIYEGNKYYDDAETFPYKTVNSFNKNFKTSEKQAKNAAKFFTKTSNGTYWMNGSVEEITQNADGTISFNYVAEFNTGNNSDTTTVNIDGALFYESFNDCAGTGANDDNWGSSVASAAFNPDNDGWTAEAKYGGYQCARFGSSKKVGKATSPSISLTSNSNIVSFKAAGWGNDDTTLKLSATGATVTIEPSEFTMTSSEWTTFTAKITGSGNIKLVFTPAKRFFLDEVIVKDNTVQTGISTTPSVSAKQNRIYTLDGRFVGSDVNALKHGLYIINGKKVVK
- a CDS encoding alpha-L-fucosidase — its product is MTNFCKQIAVTLLMSMMLMAAQAQEELCGPVPTENQLRWQDMEMYAFIHYSLNTYTDQEWGFGNEALELFNPSDLDCRQWARVCKQAGMKGIIFTAKHHCGFCMWPSEYTEYSVKNTPWKNGKGDVVRELADACREEGLEFAVYLSPWDRNHPEYGRPAYVTYFRNQLRELLTNYGEIFEVWFDGANGGDGWYGGANETRKIDRTTYYEWPETYKMIRELQPKCLIWNDGSDRGDLRWVGTEAGNVGETNWSLLNKDGEVTWPMLHYGLENGDSWVPGETNTSIRPGWFYHETENEHVKSLSKLMDTYYKSVGRNSTLLLNFPIAPNGRIHPNDSLRGIAFKKMIDEVFKTDLAKNAKVKTQGNVTLVEFQKPTPFNRFVAEEDIQYGQRVKKFSLEALVDGKWQPLKDALVEGSDGLTTIGHRRIICFPTVNATKLRFTVTDSKCEPIIKRTSVYLAPELTDDIPDSGEKRSSNLHYFFSNPRQMMIDWDTEQTISSFRYLPPQNTKDGTVTHYTLWASSDWTNWTKLASGEFSNIVNNPIWQTIKFPTTKARILKFDADRLASGERMAFDDFEVVAE
- a CDS encoding DKNYY domain-containing protein — translated: MKQTGFLHKTILLVAIVGWSLTGNAQRYETDHGRVYYGEELLMHADARSFKDLGCGYAKDRHNVYLNGRVLENVDPSSFRLKDRKTWRHHEQREEEQMPPRRYFKTNLNVYYGDKKLDAVASSFKDLGGGYAKDAFTVYYCGEKVEGAMATTFKYTGDGYGQDTFDAYYRGRKIK